The Bubalus kerabau isolate K-KA32 ecotype Philippines breed swamp buffalo chromosome 10, PCC_UOA_SB_1v2, whole genome shotgun sequence sequence ttctcttttcccatcAGACTGAATATTAAAGATCATTATTAGAAATAGTACTGtgaaattatttcatcttttacaACAATATTATATAccccatatgctgctgctgctaagtcaccttagtcatgtccaactctgtgcgaccccatagacagcagcccaccaggctcccccgtccctgggattctccaggcaagaacactggagtgggttgccatttccttctccaatgcatgaaagtgaaaagtgaaactgaagtcgctcagtcgtgtcccactcttcacgaccccatggactgcaggctaccaggctccgctgtccatgggattttccaggcaagagtactggagtggggtgccattgccttctctgatataccccatatatgttatatatattaatgtCCCATAATGTAAAGATGTTATGGGCATTCATTATGATAACTCCATGTTTTTTATGAAAATTTCTTGAGAGAAATCTGTCTGACCTTAATACAAAGAATGCTTTTACCTCTCCTGAGCAGTTGCTTTGTTTTTCCCTTATGGACATTGTGAATGTTTAACTTAACACTCTGTAGTTAGCTGCCAAAAGCTAAGAGCCAAATTTGTGGCCCACCCATAACAAACGTGCTGTATGCCTCGTTAATTTTCTTCCTGGCTCCAGTTTAGGCCTCTGCTCAAGTTATTCTTTCTTCTTAAGAAAAATCTTAATTCATGCCATCttattttatatagatatatacactcATCAACAGCCTTGTATTCGTTTTGAAATAGTTCATATTATGATATTCTGTATGCACAGAAAAACCATCTTTGGTGCTTCCTAATTACATCATTACTttagctttcttttcttcaggAGTACATTTATTTCACTCTGTGGGTTTTTGCAGGGTTTTGATTATATGAAAATGATTGTGTCAAAAAATGTTATTGTTTTAATACTCGAACCAAGTGGTAAAATAACTGATCTAATGGCCAGAATTGATTAAATTGATGTCACTATTCTAGCCCAGTctttcatagcagtattattttcttataatacACTTTGCTTTGTACTCTCAATCTGCATGGGACAATTTATTGCTTTGTGATTTCTAGAAATATTGTTATGGTGCCAAGTGAGTGCATAAGCAGTAAACTCTGAGTTTAAATGTCATATCAACATTACCACACTTATCAGACTTCTTGTCTCTATCAACACCTTGCTTAAGAGGATCATGAGCATATAAATCTTACTATATGACTTGTCTTGCTCCCACTCTTAATTTAGTCATGCCTTCATTTGAACAAGATGTATAAATGGATATTTGTTTCCAAACCGTATTTGCTTTGATTGGTTTGGACCTCTATCCAAATTCTTATTGTCTTACTGTTATCCAATTAATAACATAAATACTATTTgaacaacattttattttatactcttTTTAATACCTTCAAGTAAAATTATTTGGCCTTTTCTACAACTCTCTGGGCCCTTTCTACAGATAACTAGAAACAAGGACAAAAATCAGATGATACCAGCAAATCAGTGGTAGAACTAGGGCTAGACCCAGATCGCCTGATTCCTTTGCCACACTTCACTGCCAAAAGAATTTCTAAGTTACATTATAAACACTGTATAGTCTTTATCTTACCCCTTGAGGTTAAAGACGGGAAAGACTGTCATTCATGTTACTAACAGGGAAGACTCAGGAAtgaatttcatttgtatttctcccATTGTTTTCTGTTCTTGAAATTACAGTTCCTTTTAACTGCAACTCTAATCACTGTCACTTTCCATCATGCAATGAGGAAGCAATATTTTATCTTATCTCTTGAAAATTAATGTTGAAATGGAAACTATTTCCCTTAGTAATTAGTAACATTTAAATTGGACTCTGAAAATTCATCTTTAATATAATTTGCCATTCTTTTAATGCATATTCATTAAAGGGGTGAATACATGGTTAATGATATAGAGTTTGATAGAACAATTAGTTACAATTTTAACTAATCTCAGcatttaaagagatttttaatttcatatggAGAATTTCCAAAATTTTCATTCTGGTTGTTAAActagaggtttgttttttttgtttttttttgttttttttttttaatgtttatcctTAACCATGCATGGTTGCTAAACACTTGACAATTATATTTAATCTTTACCCCAAACCTTGTAAGAGCAACTGCTATTtatgatccccattttacagtcaAGTATCTTAATCAACAGTAAATATTGTCTTCTGCCTCTCCTTCAGCTTCAGGAATTTCTGAGCAGCTGGTCAGTACAAGATGGACCCAGTAGTCTTGAGTTACATGGACAGTCTTCTGCGGCAGTCAGACGTCTCACTCCTGGACCCTCCAGGCTGGCTCAATGACCATGTTATTGGGTTTGCCTTTGAGTACTTTGCCAACAGTCAGTTTCATGACTGCTCTGACCACGTCTGTTTCATCAGCCCCGAAGTTACTCAGTTCATCAAGTGCACTGGCAACCCAGCAGAAATCGCCATGTTCCTTGAACCCTTGGACCTCCCCAATAAGAGAGTTATATTTTTAGCCATCAATGATAATTCCAACCATGCAGCTGGGGGAACCCACTGGAGCTTGTTGGTGTATCTGCAAGATAAAAATGGCTTTTTTCATTATGATTCTTATGGTAGTAGTAACTCATTCCATGCAAAACAGGTAGCAGAGAAACTAGAGGCTTTCTTaggcagaaaaggaaacaaactgGCCTTTGTGGAAGAGAAAGCCCCTGCTCAACAAAACAGCTATGACTGTGGGATGTACGTGATCTGTAACACTGAGGCCTTGTGTCAGAACTTCTTTAGACAACAGCCAGAATCACTACTGCAGCTACTCACTCCCACATACATcacaaagaagagagaagaatggaAAGATCTCATTGCCAGACTTGCTAAAAATTAGCTGTTGAAATGTATTTGACTTTTGAAGTCTCTTTCTGCCTGTCCCCATGAATTGGATGGCTGCAGTCTCAGTGCCTGAGGGAAGATGCCTAGGAGAGGAAAGCTTAGAATGCTTACTTTCTCCCGAGAGAATGTTGTCCTCCACATTATCCTAATGCAAAGTGTCACTTTAACCCTAACTTCAGAGCAATATGTTCTGTCAAGATGTCTTCAAAATATGCACCAAAACTGATTAATTCCCTTTTGGGCTCCCTTATCCACATTGGTTTAGTCCAAAGAAAAAAGGTTGACCTGTAAAACAAATTGAGAATATGTGAAATTTAGAAGCAAGAAGAAAATCATACAGCAACCAAAAACTTACTGCACAGCCCACATATTTCAAGAGATCAACTAGCTAGAAGCAGATCAAGACCTAACCTAATTCAAGATTGAAGTTTTATCAGTTACTCAGTTCTGTGATACCTCCTCTTCCATTCAACAAGCAAAGGCTTTCCCAGCTATAACCTTTGCCAATACTTGATAAAGATGGTGTTAGCCCATAGTCACCCATCTAATTCCTGGAGCACTTTAAGAAAGGGGGAATCTTAAATAACTTTGTTAAAATTAATACCTGTGGTGGACCTCTTGTTTTGCATCTGAAACTTAGtcaaagttcatttatttttgagatacaaaggagaaaaagtgaCCTTTCTTAATTCTTTCACTTAATTCAAAATGCAGACAGTGTAATTTTTGAAATGTGGAACCAAGAGTAAAATGAAATGCTGTTCCTTCTAAATTATGGATGTGTTTTTACAGTTATTTCAAATAACAATTTAagtgatatatacacatattctatTCTTAATGAGGATTAGATTGCAATGTATATGAGACTTGAAAGCTAAAGATTAGCTTCAGCTGTGAAACTTATAATTTCAGCTACCTTCCTAGCCtaaccctgcccccagccctcatGGCTCAAAATAACCTCACCACTCAGTGACCACAGAGGCAATAGCCCAGTTCCTTTTAGTCAGGAAGGGAAAACCCAGTAAGTGTAAATAAGTACAGGTCACATAGCAGGCATAAATTGAAACTAAAAGTCAAAGAGAAAGCCACcaaaaaagttttcatttcaagtcagtatatttgaaataattaagGATATCTAATGGAAGCTgggagcaggggaaaaaaaaatgaggaacagGCAGTCAGGCATAgaggtgggatagggagggaggaagagcaaAAGGGCACCATTGCTGAAGCCAGGAGTGTAGATAATGATAAGGCAATATTTCAATAACTGTTGGCTTAGGCATATAGTCTAAACTGAAAAGCTCAGATTCTTCTCTGGGAAAAGTTGCTGTCTTTCTGATAATGATAATGTATATCTAGATGTCAGATTGTCTCCATCTTAAAACAGTACCTATGGGAGCAGTCTTTCCTGTCCCAGAAAGAAATTTTTTGACCTAAACTAGTACAGTCTTAAAAATTGAAACCAAAGGTCTCCTTTCCAGATACATAGCATGATTGAATTGTACCACAAGTTAGTCTGTGTAAAAGTTGGAATATGTCATTTGTGTTAGCATTGTAAATGACAGGAGAACTTAAGAGTCTACTTGTAATGTTTTACTCGATAGCAGCCTGTAAGTTATACACCTGCATGACCATACACCATAGATGTTACATGGTACGTAATAGGGAAAAGATCTTTTGTTGGTATTGTGTTCCCTTGTTTTAGAGTCAGAAAGATCCAGTTTGCAAAGTTCAGCTtcaaaatattcagttttaagcAGGTTATTCAAAATAGGATTGAGCAGTTACCACACTGAACCATCCTGCTTTCAGATacccttttatttttatctttagtttTTGCTGTATCCATATTGACTACATggtttaataatattccattgaagtGGCAAAGTAGAATTTCTCAGTCATGTGACTATTTACTGATACTAAATTTTTTCTGCTAGCACTTAGAAAAGAAAAGGTTCAAAGAAATTTACATCCCATTGTGTGGGAAAGAGCATGAATGTTCTGATCAGTCCAAGCAGTATCAGTTATAAACTTATAGTCTGGGGCAGGTTTGAGATTCAGTagcctcatctgcaaaatgaaattGTATTTGATTTTACCAATTTgggtcctctcccttttttttcttgataagtctggctcaAGATTCATCATTAagttttgcttatcttttcaaagcaccagcttttcatttcattgatcttttctgtaattaagtccatctggtctaatgtgttaCTTAAggtttatgtttctttttctgtctggatgatctgtctgtTGATATAAGTACAGGATTACTGTTGATTTCACCAtttatttctgttaatatttgccgtatatattgaggtgctcctctgttgggtgcatatatatttgcaAGTGTTGTATCTCCTTGGATTGATCCCTGATCATATGTAGTATCCTTTGTCTCTCGTAACAgtcttttaaagtctattttgtctgatagaaGTATTGCTACTCGGGCTTTCCTTTGATTTCTATTTGTGTGAAATACCCTTTTCCATCCCCTCAGTTTCGGTCCGTATGTGTTTCTGGATCTGTGAGTcttttgtaggcagcatatatacaggtcttgtttttgtatccatttggtCAGTCTGTGTTTTTTGGTTGGAGCGTTTAGTCTGCTTATATTTAAGACAATTATAGGTCtgtatgttcttattgccatcttgttcattgttttggatttgtttttgtaggtctttacCCTCCCCCTTCTTTTGTTCTTGTCTCTTGTGACTTGGTGACAATCGTTAGTGTtatatttggattcctttttcttcttttgtgtataTCTAgtatagatttttggtttgctCTTACCATCAGGTTTTTGTCTAGCAGTCTGTTACATGTGTGATTAAGTTGCTGATCTCTTAATTTAAAATACGTTTAAAATACCCTGCATTTGTACTCTTCTCTTATGATTACTGTTTTTGATATCATACTTTACATCTAATTGTTTTGTTTATCCCTTAAATGCTTATTGTGGATACAGATGATTTTATTACTCTTATATTTCAGCCTccccactagctttgtgtgtGGGTGATTTCTTACCTTTCCTGTGTGTTTGCCTTTACAGATGTGGGCTTTTTTGCCTAGAGAAAGTCTTTTAACATGTGTTACAAAGCTGGTTtgttggtgctgaattcttttagcttttgcttatctgtaatgCTTTTAATTTCTCAAGCAAATCTGAATCATAGCCTTTCTGGGTATTTTTGGTTGTAGGTTTTCCCTCTCAGcacttaaatatatcatgccactgctttcttgcctgcagaattgcTGCTAAACATTAGCTTATAGCCTTACGGGAGTTCCTTGGTATGttgtttgttgcttttcccttgatgcttttaGTATTCTCTGTTCATGTTgcatttttgtcattttgattacAGTGCATCTTGGTATGCACTGTCTTTGGATTAATCCTTTATGGGActctgcttcctggacttgggtgactcTTTCCTTTCCTAGGTTAGGGAGGTTTTCTGCtagtatctcttcaaatattttctcaggccgcttctctctcctcctcctgggaCCCTTATAGTGCAAGTATTAGTGTGCCTGATGTTGTCCAGAGGTCTCTcaaactgtcctcatttcttttcattcttattttcgtTTTCCTATTGAACAacagtgatttccactactctctCTTCCAGCTCAGCAGTCTGTTCTTCTGAATCATTTCAtctactattgattccttctagtgtatttttcatctcaattattgtattgttcatctttggttgttcttttatatattttctaactctttgttaaaaACTTCTAACTTTTCTGTGCATCTCTTCTCCTCCATagttctttgatcatctttacgATTATTACTCTGAACTCTTTCTGTGCCTGTCCCCACTTCActtattagttctgtatttttatcttgttccttcaccTGGACCATTTTCTTCTGCTGCCTCTTTTTGTCTGACCAAGCTGctgtttgtatttgtgtgtgtgtttaaactttattttgtattggggtgtagccgattaacaatggcatggtagtttcaggtgaacagtgaaggaactcagccatatgtATGTTTTTGCATATGTGGTAGGTTACTTACTTTTCCTGACCTTGGAGAAGTAGCCCTCTGTAGGAGGCGTCCTGTGTATTCCAGTCGTGCATTCCCCTCTTATAACCCAAACTATATGCTCTAGAGGTTCCTCCTGAGAGGTCTGCATGGGCCCTTCTGTCGTGGCAGGCCGACTATACGGGTTGTCGGCTAAGCTTGGTAAGCCCCTAGTCTGTTTGGTTCCCAGGCCTTGCCTTGTGCAAATTCTGCTGCCTGCTGTGTCACAGGCCTGTCCCTAGGTGGCCAGTTACGGAATCCTAAGGTGACCTGGGGCAGAGTCCGGGTCCTGAAGACTTGGGGGCTGTTGCCCACCTACTGGCAGGTGAAGCCAGATCCTGGGGTTGGTGCCAGACTACCAGCAAGCAGAACTGGTTCCTGAAGTCTGGCTTCAGGGCCCAAAGTTCCCAGAGCTCCTTTCAGATCATTGGTAGGAAAGCACCAGTTCCTGACACAGTTGGGTATGGAGTCTGGAGTGTCCTGAAGGTTGTGTTGCCCTGCTCGTGGGCAGGGGCACAGCCCACCTGGTCCCAGGGTAGAGTCTGGTCTGCGTTGTAGTATCATAATTCTCTTGCTTCACCCCCTGGTGGATGAAGCCAGTCTAGGGCTTGTGCAGCTTTCCTGTCCGCCAGTTTGTGGAGCTGGGTCTTGGCCCTCTGGTAGGCTGAGCCATGTCTAGGGCCACGTTTAGGTGGCTGTGAGCTCTTTAGTCTTTAAGCTGCCTGTCTGCTGGTGGATGGGACTGTGTCCCCACCCAGTTGTTCGGCCTGAGTCATCCCAGCACTAGAGCCtacaggctgttgggtggggccaGGTCTTGGCACTAATGAGCCAATA is a genomic window containing:
- the SENP8 gene encoding sentrin-specific protease 8, yielding MDPVVLSYMDSLLRQSDVSLLDPPGWLNDHVIGFAFEYFANSQFHDCSDHVCFISPEVTQFIKCTGNPAEIAMFLEPLDLPNKRVIFLAINDNSNHAAGGTHWSLLVYLQDKNGFFHYDSYGSSNSFHAKQVAEKLEAFLGRKGNKLAFVEEKAPAQQNSYDCGMYVICNTEALCQNFFRQQPESLLQLLTPTYITKKREEWKDLIARLAKN